Within the Telopea speciosissima isolate NSW1024214 ecotype Mountain lineage chromosome 4, Tspe_v1, whole genome shotgun sequence genome, the region GATGAAGCCAGAACCACAGAGGATGATTCAGACACAGAAGAATCTTTTAGCAAGGATGAGTTGTAAATTTATGAGAGGTGACATACTCGTAATTAAGATTTTCTGACTACctagtttctcaaggagaacCCTGAAACATTGCATCCTCCCtttctgaaaaaaaagaaagaaattggaTAGGTTTGGAACTACTGTAAGAATAGTCACTAGAAATTTTGTCTTGTAGTGAGTAGAAATTTGCAGAGATTATCTTGTTCAAGTTCAACCCACTTGATGTAGAATATTTCTTTGTGCTTACAATGTCCACATGCTCCTAGAATGTAGTATGGGTGCCAACTTGGAAAAGGATACAGTATAACGCCCCCTGATTGTGCGCCAAGCACTGGTGCTGAGAACCATTACTACTAGCTGTAATATGCAGTGTACATCTATTTGCAGCTCCACCCAGTCTTGGCCCTGTTTGGTTGCGTAACCATACAGATTTCCACTTGAGCTGTGGGACTAAATTGCTTTTACTGACCTTGTTTCTTATTAGCCACCTTATCTGGTTGGAAACCTCCCTGGTATGTCGTCTTATCTTTCTGATGGTAGTATCTGATGGTATTCAAAGAAAAACAGTGATCTTATCGTTGTGATAGGAAACTGAATTGAACGAGATTCATCCAGGATTTTTCTGAGTTTTGTGGATTGAACATGCTAATACTTAAAAGTTTGTTAGCCGCATAATTCTTACAGCCCAATCACCTGTTCTAGCTGAGAGgtaatacctttttttttatttaaataagaaGGTTATGTTCAATGGCTTGTGAATTTACCATTGCTGGGTTCAATTAATGTTAGCTACGCTGGGTGGTGCCTTATCATGCCTGTGGCTTGTTGGGTGGAAATGAAATTTGATCGACAAGTAAACTCAAAGCTGCACCCAATATGTTTTTTCAGCCCAGCAGAATTTGTTTAAGTTGCAAAAGCAAGTTATTGAAAAATTCAAATTGCAAAGATAGTGCAAGGACCACCTTAAGAATTCAACGataaaaacatgggcagtggcatctttttatcttttcaagtGTAGGGCATTGTGCAATGCATCGCACTTAAGTGGATAAATTTTCCCAAATGGATACATCGAATCACAATACAGGGGAAGATGTATGATAGAATTTAGCGAATGAAACTAGGAAGGCCAATATAAATTGTTCCCAAGACATCCAATTGATAGAATTGCCACATTATAATACTTTTCTCTTTTGGTAAAACATTATAATACTTTCACATGGCATAATTAGGTTCACCACCTGACAAACCTTAGCTGTGCTTAAAATTTAATCCTCTCACCTCTTAATTGAAAATTGGTCGCATCCGTCCAATCCAATTCCTTACTAGATTCTCAAGATTCAGAGGTTGTTTTCTCAAAAAAGTGCTACTACCTTGATCAGTGATAGTCTTGGCACCCCATCAAAAATTCCATCTCCATCATATATTTGGATTCATTTCCTCATTCacatcaaaattttcttcatcGAAATGTTCATCCAAAGAAAAGGGCTAAATGGtaggaaaatataaaataagggcaagagatcgttgatTGGTCGTGTAGAGCTTGCATCAGTGCAAGGGGCAATGAGATTGCACATAGGGGTATCAACATAAAAGaatttttgatttcataaacaGCTGAGCGGTAATTTTGTGTGCTCCTATATCTAGGTGCAAGAACCACACAACCAAGTAgtgttccttttcccataaactaaaatatataaggggcattgttctctgtgccgcaacgcagcctgcacccaggcacatgggggtgggcagaatgaccaccctccccccctgcataggctgcccatgtgcctgggcgcaggttGTGCTGTGGCATAGAGAGCATTCttccataattaaaaataatttttttagaacCTATCTTCTCGAgaaacaaacacaacctaagtGAAAAATTCGAGGTtgaaaaattcagaaatatggGATATTACCATAACTGGAAAAGAGCTAATGTTGAAGACAATCAAACACAAAGTCTAGGTTTTGTTTAGTTGTAGACCAAACTTATGATGTATTAATAGTATAtgatctaataataataataaacttgATGAGTTTCGCATGACTCTGGCAAATACACCAAATTAACTCCTAACCaagtttcatgttttttttcaCGCAACTCAAGTGAATCACCCTAGTCAAAACCTTGATACCCCAACTACAGATATTACACAGTAGTGGTCGGAGAAATTATAGGAGCGTGTGCCAACATATGGAATGAGTGTTTGAATTAGACTATGAAATTTGATATATAGTTGATCCAGACCCATGTACTATAACTATCAtgattgccacatcatcattccACTTGGGACAATGAAGATAGCGGGTTTGATAAACTTTGGAACGGTTGTTGAAgaggatttgaaatttgttgAATTCTCAAAATGCATATCAAAGCCGACTGTTTAAATGAGTTCCCcttacccccctccccccctcaaCCGCATCCAACCATATTTTATCAAGTTCTATGAATTATAATTATACGTGAGGTAAATAATAAAGGGGGAAAGAATGTGATCAGGTACCATGGGGTGCGTAgcccctgcacctagacacagggccatgcgaaatgaccaccacatcCCATGAAAATGTGGAAATACTTGGGGGCgcgatggtcattttgcatagccctgtgtttgggcataggggTTATACACTGtgggtagcgttctctttcccataaatcaaagggaaaaggttctctgagatATTGACAATAGGATACACTAGCATCTTTGTATGTGTGGCCTTGCATCAATGCaggagccaatgagagcgtaGGCTGGGGGCATCCATGTGGCCCTCTTGGGGGCTTGTCACACACCTCAATGGGTCCTTTGTGAGTTTGTGTGGtctccatggtttgaggtattgaaTTGGATCGGTCAATTTTGGTCAgatcggatcggtattggcTGAGACCAATCCTGATACGATCCGGCtgtacggacaagggtaaaaaggtaaaaaaattagttttttttttttaatttataagaAAATGGGGACAAAAGggtcatatttgcccgagtttgaGTGATCCTGATCCATATTGGCCGATCCGATCCCAAtcgagatcacgaaccatggtgGTCCCATAGTGGCcctgcacccaaaaaaaaaatgtaagaggTTAGCTAGTATTGTTTAATTCCGCAAACGCCCTAATGCTCCATTTTTCCATAATTTATCCATAGTCCAAAAACACGGACGAACCAAATTAGCAATTACCgggaaaatggaagaaaagaacatggagaaaacagatctttctctttctaattCAAGAACGAAGCCATCATCTCTGCGTTGGGGAATTCTTCGACAAGCGTTTCTTCGTTGTCGTGCCGCTCAGCCCGGTTCGTCTCCTCCTCCGCAATTCTGCTTTTACTCTGTTTGGAGTTTGATAAGATCCTTAATTTTGGGTGTAAAACCTGAAGGGGAGTAAACACTAATCAACTCATTGATATGATCTACTCGAGTGGTCACTTGTCAATTAGAGTTTCGGTTTGTAGCTTCTCGTTGCTTAGGCCCCTGCTATCACATTGGGTtcagaaaagaaataacaaaattacTGACATACTTTCTCAGGTTAAAGGGTAGGGATGATGATCACCCTTCATCGCAATCTATCTTTATCTGAGCTGTATCGTGATTCATCTCTCGTTGTTCTGTATTTGAACGCCTCTCATTTCTCATTGTTCCTTCTCTTGCTTCATTGGGTTTGACATTTTCATAATTTCTGCTTTCTTTGTGAAATTATGCCGATTTGCTGACTTctctccctttgtttttttctctagCAGACAACCAATCTCAAAGTGGCATAGAACGTATTTCCAGGAAGACATCTCACGGGTTTAACTTGATATCATGTCAGCTTATCAACGATGGTCTTGTTCCAGAAGCGTCTGCTTCGTCGTTGGAAATGAACAATCTGGATAGCCTGAGAGACACTTGCATGCGCTATACGTTACCCTTGGAAGGAGTTCCCACACTTGTTCTAATGTGAATTTGCTATTTCTATTGTTCATTCACTTGTTGGTGATTTTATATGATGGTGCTTGCAAACTTCATGTTTTATATAAGTGATTAGTGAGTCAGGGCTGGGTATGAATACGCTtgcattttgttttttggtgtcctgaaaaatttgaatgtgatctctctcttctctctctctttctaatttgtTACAGTCAAAGATTAGAGAACCATGTTGACTTCAATGAGTTTGAGATCTGCAACAGATTTGAGGTTGACAACACGGGCCTTGTATGTAAGTTCTATTCAAACCCCGTGGACGCTAGAGTTTTGAGGATCTTTATCCTTTACAATATAGCTGTGGCATATAATTTCTGTACCCTTTTCTGTTTCCACGATCTTCAAAATTTTAGTTTCGGTTTCTGGGAAAGGGTTTAGattaaaatgataataaaaGAGCATTTTGTTTAGCTTCTTAATAACCTGTCTCAACCCAAAATTTAGGTTAATTCTCTTTTGTGGCACTTCACGATTCTAATCTTTCCTAGTTACCAATTCCATACTTTTATGAGTTTGAAGATTCTATAGTGTTATTCTGATGATGCTTTAACATTTAACAAGCTGAATATGAATGAATATGCAAAATGGTGATTTTTAGTTCGAATTTCTTCTGTTGCTAAATTGCCTGATGTAGTAAATGATGACTTTATTATGTGTTTGTTCGGTTTGAGGGTCCAAATTTTCCTGGTTACCAATACCATAATTTTAGTAGCTTGAAGATTCTACTATGTGCTTTTAATGATGTTATTCATTTCAGAAGGTTGACAGGATATAATATGTTGGGGTGAATGCTTCTTTCGCTGATTTAAACTGCATGATATTGGGAAAATATCCTGGATTAACAAATTGTTTATCTAAGCTTTCTTCCCAGGTGGCCGAATGCCCATAAATCTAAGGACTTAATTGTTCTCTGGGTTTCTTTGTGCAGTTAATTATTAGAAGTGCAAGCAAGGGAATTAGAAAGAAACCTGGGGCTTTTTCAGAAATATACTGATGTAGTTTGGTCCACTCGAACTAGAATGAACCAAGCCATCTGTTGGGCTAGATTCATGGAGATTGAGCAGCCATCTTTAAATGGACCAGTTAGCTTGTAGTAGTTTAATTCTTATAATTTTAGTTGCTTTATTATATTCCTGGTTCAATTAGGAGTTTGTTATTTAAGTGCTGTTTTATTAGTTAAATTTTAATTGCTTCCTCTCTGTATTCCACTTAGTCCATATTTTACAAACCCTTCCTAGTTTGTTCCCAAGCAATAAATAGTAATCCCCTTTGTGTCCTTTCTTGTTTACGTGCCTAACAACCCCTGGAAATTTCTGGTATATTATGAGATTGCCAATGTTTATTAGATTTGAGCTATTCGTTGATTGGGTGGGTCCATAAGCAATCCGAGTTGGGTTTCGGAACCCTGGATCCACATCAGAGTCCTAACAGCTACCCACTATCCTGGTTTTAAGGAAACCAGACAACCCCAATTGCATGGCTTGGTTTGGGTCAATAAAATTTGGTTCAATGATGAACCATACCATTGCCTCTTATTCTTTCTATCAACGATCTGCATCAGGATATCTCTGGTTAAATTAGGTTTCAGAAAATGAATGTATGAATATGGTGAAGAAGTGGGGTTTTAGTCAACTCTTATGTGGGACCACTAGTGACTAGACTGTGAGTGAAGAATGGTTGAAGGAAATTGAAGTTAAGTGATGATATTGGCGAGAAGTATGGGTACAGAAACTAAAGTTATCAGACAAGAAGCAAATGCATTCATTGTTGGTCTGAGGATGTTAAGGGATGTGAGCTGTGGGAGGACCAATGGAACCTCCTTGTAAATTGAGGAAGATGAGATGTGTGTTTGAGTATTTTTGGACCATAATGGTTGCATGTCTTTCGGAAACAGCCTCTATGCAAAGTGGGGGAAAGGCTGTGTACAGTATGACCCTcgccagaccccgcagtggcgggagccttgtgcatagTGGGTATGCCTTTTTTACTGGTTGCATGTCTTTGaggcatagttcaaaaactcatattttgatttcattttGTCAGACCGAAATTAGTGATTTTTTTACCGAAACAATACATTTATTCCGTGAGTTTCGCTTGGACATTTCGAGGGGGCAATGGCCTAAATTTTCAACTGAAATGGTTGAAATTTCGACAAAACAGTGTATTTTTGTGATCGAAAGTAGCAAAATTTACAACCGAAATTATGCTGCTTCTGGTTTTCGTCTCATGTTTCGTCTTGGGaatgtcaaaattttgaactatgcttcgAGGCCATGGAAAGCTAGTGTTGGTTTTATTTGGATATATGACATAAATGAAGGGGGAGACCTGTGAATGAGGTTTTGAACCTAATCAGCAATTACATGTAGATCCCACAAACCATACAGTCGTACACACACTACCAACTTATCaaactgaaaattgaaaaaaaataaaaagaaacaaaagaaagattgGACATGTATTTCAACCTTTCTGATGTTTGAATAGAGAGTGTTGACTTGCAATTCTTTCTGATATTTCAACCTTTCTGATGAGAACAttctgagatttttttatttttaaatatagtATTTTGTGGGTTGGTGTTCAATCAGGCTGTACCTGTGCCTTTCTGGTGAGTTCTTCAAGTTTGGAACTGTTAGTGATCTAGGTGGTTGTCAAAACTGTTTGATGATGCTTGATGGGATCCTTTTGAAGTTTTGATTTTCAATTGCCTATTCAGAGAATAATGGGTACTAGACAAGAATCTTGAAGttgcaaaaaaattatttaagatACGTGGTTTGTTTGGTGTCAATTATGTTGGTTGAGATTGGATCATCAGCACAAAAATCCCCATGCTAGTTTGCTCAAATTTTGAAAGAAGTGCTGAGCATTTTAagaattactttatttaattttctatctCTTGACTTTTGTATGACTTTACGTTTATGTGTTTGCAAGGTAGTTGAATTTAaactttttgaaaacccaaTAATAGGGCAGATCCTAGAAGGTTTTGGTCCTAATTTTACTATATCTATTTATCTTCTCAGTCAATCTTTGAAGTCTCTGAACCCTGGTCTAGAACTATTAACATGTGAGAACTATTAACTTCTCTTATCTTTTGAGTGACTTTCTCGATTGCACACCAATATTTTGTGGGTGCATGCCTTTTCAAACTGGCAATATTGCTGTCTTTTTCTAATTGATagaatacttttttttttctaatcgaTAGATTACAGATAGATATATAGGTAGCATAGAATAATAAGTACTATTTATATGTTTTCCATCCTTCTATTTTACTGGTCCTGCATTCATTGCCAAGAAATTGTTTTTGTGGTATCGTGTTGTTCCTTGATGTATGTTTGTGGTATTTACATGTTCCTACTGCACAGGTCGTTGGCCATCAGAAGATGTCCTTGCTTATTTTTGTTTGTCATATGCTGAAAAGTTCAGGTATGTAAAATTTTGGCCATTTCTCATACGATTAGAGTTAGTTTCTTATTGTTCTCGTCTTATATACTGATTAGAATTGTTTGGATCTCTTCTGAATTGATCCAGGTCCAAAAGAATCCTGGAGCTTGGATCAGGCTATGGACTAGCTGGATTAGTTATTGCAGCAGCCACAGACGCATTAGAAGTAGTAATATCTGACGGGAACCCTCTAGTTGTTGATTGTATCCTTTCTATCGTATGatactctttcttctcttttatatGGACTATATTACAATGCAATGGTGAGTTAAAGACACACCACCCATCCTGATATATATCACAATGCATGAGATCAGACAATATTTTATAGGTCTTCGAATATCTGATTTATGATCCATCAAATTACATTAGCCCTTCCTCTCtgctttttaaatattttagaaaAATATATTGATTGATCCATATAACTTTTTTTGATGGTTTGGTCAGATTGATTGTTGGTTTATTGGATCTCCCTTAGCACTGGCCTCTGAATGTGGACTCTCACCCTTCTTCGTTCCTTTATGGATTCTAAACATTCATGATCTGTATGTACATGAGTTGAATTACTTATCCCTTGGTCTACTAGTGTAATATCTCTCCGTTGATTGTGAAAGATGTTCCACTAGAAATATTCTTGTTATTGCTTTGATTCATATTCCTCCAAAAGTGGATCCCAGTGTAATTGCTCCAAATACATCAAATACACGCTTTAAGATATGAAGGCACTTTTTCACTTTCATATGCTAGGGGATTTCATTTGAAACAGAACAAGTTCCATACTATTTGATTCAGGTTCATAACCAGGGGTTCCAATGGACGGGATCTTCTAGTACTAACCAATGAGGTCCTAGCAAAAGAAAAATTGTATCTATTTTGTCAGGTTATTAATAAGCTTCCCTTGCCATCCAGTGTCTGCCCCAGTGGTAGAATTTTACTGTTGGTTCTGTGGTTGGAGTGACAACATTAActggaaaaagagaaaaacaaggaGGATTAGAATAGCTGCTTTCAGCCACATGGCCCACATGGAGTCACCTATCATATAATTGGTTTACCGCCACTAATATAGGTTAATGTAGATTCTCCTATCTGTAGGTGCAGCTTCATTTAAATGGGAAGAGCAGTATAGGTAGATGAGGTTTTCCAACCTGCAAGTCAATGGTGAAGTATTTGGCCCTCTCAACGCGGAAGGGTTGTATGAGAGAATAAGACATTTTTGTTCACATTGACAGAAATAAGGGCCATAAGCGATAAAACAATATGAGAGGTTCGACACTatcacaaaaaaatgaactcattaTTGGAGAACTGAATTACAGAGATAATGAATACCAAAAAAGAGAGTAAATTTTAGCAGCCAATTGTAAAGGCTGGAGcccaatataaaaaaataaaaaaaataaattatcttTGTAGCGAAGTCAATAGCCCCCAATATTGAACACCTAACATACATACTATTTGTGCCTGATTTGTGAATGAATCAGTCACTCCATGCTCCAAACTACCTAGGCTAGAGCTTGGTTACATTTTGGTACAGCCCTTAGTTCTTTCTTACATAGTGCCGGAAGGACATTAGGGTGTCGATTTGTTATGGGGCTGCAGAAATTTCTGGACGTGGTTTCAGTATATTAAAAACAACAGGAGTGGTAGGCATGGGTGCGCCAGAAAGCCTTTTGTTTTTGATTTATTTGTCTCTCCTATGAATGTAGGGTTACTTCTGATATTTTGGATTGGATACTTTTCCTTGGGTTCAGATTTGTGTTTAGTGAATTTAGTATTTATTTTAGGTTAGTTCCAAATGTGTATGCGAGTCgtatttgttttatatttagATTTCTAAATTGACCCTGGGTACTAATCCCATCACTTCTCTTTGGATGTTTGATGTGGTGGTAAAACAGCCTGTTATACATGATTTCAGTTTAATTTAAAAGttcattttggtattttcaatgAACCTGGGATTATGTGGATTCAATACATGTTATGACCAATGGCCGCCTGCCTAGTGGGGGCGGCTCCTCTGTTAGTCTGTTATATGGATAAACGAGAAACCCGACTCTACGAACCCGAGGAAAGGCTGCACAACAATAGTAAGGGTGTTAAGACGAGTTTTTTGTAGTGCTAGCAGGAATGCAATTGAATGATTCCCATGAGGAGAATTTAGGCTTGCGAGTGGTGTTCAGTCAGTAGTTAAGGAGTTTAATTACAGGTGTGGTCGTGGGTTATTCAGttaggttttatttttgttattttgatgTCAATATGGAGTCCTAGCAGCAGCTATAGATTGGGTTTTGTTCAGGGTTAGTCTATGATTTTTTCTACAGAGTCCTAGTTGGTATAGGAGTAATTTTAAGCTGGGAGACAGGTTTAAGTAGTAGTCTCAGTTCTGGTTTTCAATTCAGTTTGAGAAAATGTACTCATAATTCAAGTCAGTGTCTGAGTCTGTCCAGGTTCAAAGTTGTAAATATGTGTACAGGCCTATGGCTGTAGCCCACACTTTTATGTATTAAAAGTTCAGTTTTCTGGACAATCTTGATGTGAGGATTTGCAGTGTTACTTGGTGGATTCCAAGGGACCCGCAGGTAGATTCTGTTCTGCTTTCTCTAAAAAATCTTCTTATTCCTTGTATCTCACTTTCCAGGACAGTTATTAACACTTGTTAGTATTCTGCGATGTTCCCCTGTTTTCACCTTGCTTCCTAGTTTCATAATTTACAGAATACTACTTAGAGTTAGTATTCTGTGATGTACCCCTGTTTTCACCTTGCTTCCTAGTTTCATAATTTACAGAATACTACTTAGAGTTGtctcaaatttgatattttagACTCTGGTTATTTGCTTTTTTGATTTCTGTTCTAACGTACTGAGGATTATATAGCCGATGTTCAAGTGCCAGCAATCTGCTCTGTTTTCCTAGTTACACCAGGATTTCTCTGTGCAGCCTTGTTTATACCTCTGTTTGCTGAGATATTCTACAGGCAGATTCTAGCAACCAAGAGGACTACTCGACCTGAATACCAGGCCATTCTGATTATTTTGTTTCAAGTTATAAAATTCTCCGTAGTTCTCTAGTTGTTTCTGTTTTGGTGATCCTGTTCTGCAAATTGCTTTCTAGTCTTCTAGTTTGGCTCTAATTTTGCATTACTATCTCATGTCAAAAAGTGGCCTATACGCTCAGATTGCTGTATAATTGCGATCTGTCCACATCTCGgactctaaatttttttttctttgcaattGTGTATAACCCAAAATTTGTCCTCATTTACATTCTCATCCCAATTCTCCCAAAACCCGAAAGTATTAATCCTCTTAATTCTGGTAGCACAGCTATTCAACTCTGAACTTGTTGCTTGGCCTTCCTACATCCCTTAGAGCTGTTTTTTACTCCTCTTCAAAGCTGCAAGTGTTTTTTTCCCTCCATGTACACCAGTGTACAGCCACAGGTATCATTTTCCATAGAATTGCAGCCCTCTGCTGTCTgacctccttcctttccttcatgGAAAACAGTGTACTTAAAAAAGTCAAACCAATCCCTGCTGCTGACACAAATCCGCTCTCGTCCGGGAAAAAAAATAACCCTGAAGCATAAATGCATTTCACAAAGAGGTGATTGACATCTTCTTCAACCGTGCACAGAGCCAACATAGGTTCGTCATTCTCTAGCCTCTCCTAATGAGGTTCAGTGCACTTGAAGAAAGCGATCCTTGGAGAAACGTAAAAATTTCAATTGTTTTATGAGGAATTGCACTTCCACCACTATGCAGCATCTTGAAAAAGGACTTGCCTTCCTGTAACCATGGAATATGTATTGCTCAAATATTGTTGCAATGTGGAGTATTTGCCCGTTAGCACCCTTATAGTGAGTCGTGATCTCTACCAGTTAGATAGGGTGATGTCCTATGCCATCAagttcatatattttatattgaataa harbors:
- the LOC122658678 gene encoding calmodulin-lysine N-methyltransferase produces the protein MEEKNMEKTDLSLSNSRTKPSSLRWGILRQAFLRCRAAQPDNQSQSGIERISRKTSHGFNLISCQLINDGLVPEASASSLEMNNLDSLRDTCMRYTLPLEGVPTLVLIQRLENHVDFNEFEICNRFEVDNTGLVCRWPSEDVLAYFCLSYAEKFRSKRILELGSGYGLAGLVIAAATDALEVVISDGNPLVVDYIQRNINANCGAFGDTDVKSMTLHWNQNEVSCNLDPFDIIVASDCTFFKEFHEGLAQTVKSLLKQSGTSEAIFFSPKRGDSLDKFLQKIKEVSLHYSVAENYNGEVWKRHLRFLSGDYSWPNYEKDHCYPLLIRITF